DNA from Pseudomonadota bacterium:
GTGTTTCAAATAGATCGAGGTGTATGGTGCTGTACACCATGAAAAGGGCGAGAACCCCGCCAATAACCGGTTTTGAAAGAATCAAACGGATCATTAGATCTCTTATTTACCTAAACATATTGTTGTTATTTTCATTACAAAATCTTTTGTGCTCAGACACAAGAAAAAAGAGACCTGACTTCTGTCAGGCCTCTGTGAATCAAGGGATGCGCTGTGTCTTTTAGAACGCGTTTTCTATTTATTTTTTCTGACCTTGCCAGAAATTGAAGCGTTTCATTGAGTTTAGGAAGAAAGGTTGTTCTTCCATATTTTGGAGCCACTCTACGAGGTGTGGGTACGTTCCAGCTTTGAGCCAAGATACATCTTGTGCAAGGAACCAAACAAACGGGAACATGGCAATATCAGTAAAACCTGCCTTGGCACCAGACACGTATGGCTGGTTGGCAAAAATACTGTTGAGCTTTTCACAAGTTTCTTTACATGGCTCTTCGTAAAGTTCTTCTACCGTTTTGCGCTGCTTTTTGCCGTGTACATCATCAAAGTTTACTTTATGAGGGTTGCGGAGGAAGAAGCTATTTTTAGCAAAGTCGCCATCAATAAGTTTTACAATTTCAAGCATGGCTGACTTCTCATCTTGAGATAGTTCATTCCAGCCAAATGGATCATTTTGATCCATTGCCCATGTCATGATATCAAGGCTTTCATCAATCACAGTTCCATCATCAAGCAGAAGAACTGGTACTGTGCCTTTTGCTGAAATTTCAAGAAAAGCAGGAGGCTTTTGAGAAAGGTTGATTTCACGGTGTCCGTACTCAATACCTGCTGCGGCAAGAGCCATACGCGCACGTGTGGCGTAAGGACAAAATCTAAAACTATGTAAAATCGGTTGGTTCATGTGTTTGATCCTTACTTATTAAAATAGGTTTGTAATCTTATTGCGTAGACGCCCAAAGAACCCCGGCTTTTCTTCTTTAGGGGTTAGAACATCTTTATCCAAAAGCCCAAGTCCAACAAGCCCTTCCTTAAGAAGGTTGAATTCACCAGTAATAGCTTCAGGGCTGCGGCTCAGTACATCCAGAATAAGGAATGATGTGACTTGTTCTAATGTGGCGCTGCCTCCACCTAGGGGCTCACGTGTTGTTGACATGGGTACATCTGCGCTGATGCTATGCCCTCTGAGAATGTTAGGCTCAATGGCAACCCTTGTGCCTTTTTGGGTTGTCATGCCTAGCGTGTAGCGTTTGTGATAGAACGGTCTGAGCTCGTCACTTGTAGAGTTTTCAGGAACGCGCATGTTAGAGAGGTGCTGAACCATTGTGCTGACGTTGTTCTTTGTAACCGTACCTGCAAATTCAATTTTTGCATCATGCACGCCAATGCTTTCAATGTTGAGTGTGTTGCTCCAAAGTGAGAATGGATCAAATTTAACATCAATACGTGGAATATACAGAAGTATCTCTTCACTAAACTCTCCAATCCCATTGATTGTCACACCACCAATATCCCCAGAGCCTGTAAATGGAGAGAGTCTCATACTTTCAAAGGTGACTGTTTGTTCAAGGGAGTCTTGCAAGGTATTTTGCAGGCGCCACTCTACAAATGGATTAAATGCAAAAAAGAGCACAAGTGCGCCAAGTAGAGCAAATGTGAAAATGGTATTGAATAGGAGCTTTATCATAGGAAAACTTTAACTCAGGGAGTGGGGATTCTCAAGCGGATAAAAACCATCATAACACAGATTTTTTAATTGCCTGAAAAATGTGCACATTTACAACAGGACATAATTGGATGTGAAAATGTACTGCCTATTTTTCGTGCAATTTATAATGAGAGATGCGTTAATAAATTATCTTCAACTGGTAACAGGGGGTGAATATGAATCACACATCTTTGAGATAGGAGGTGATCACCAAGCGGCAAGGCTGCGGGGTCCCCCAAGTTCCTGCATTAAAAGTTTTGTCCTGTATCTCGCAAAGGCCAGCAATCGCTGGCCTTTGTGTATTTTCACTCTACTCTCAAATGCTGCAAATATACTTTTCATTGCTGGGTTCGACTCATGTACATTTCAGTACACATCGCCTGCACGCATCATGAAAATTATATTTTCGCTATTGGAGAGCGAGTGAGGAGAATTTGTTAGGCTCTTTCGACAGGGAAGCCTTCTTCTTCCCATTTCTGGATACCACCCATCATGTTGTACACGTCATCAGGGAAGCCAGCAGCAATCATCTGCTCTCCAGCCATCATTGAGCGTCCACCAGAACGGCATTGCAGAATCAGTTTTTTGCCTTTTTCAAAGGGTACAAGCTCAGGCGAGAAAGTAGATAGAGCAACAAGAGGTGTGTCTCCAATGTGAGCTTCTTCATACTCAAATGGTTCACGTACATCTACCATAATGGCGTCGCCGGCCTCTAGCCATGCTTTAGCTTCACCTGGAGTAATATCAATAACGTCTGGCATATCTCTATCTTTCTTATTGTTCTTCGAGAGGTTTGAGTGTTTTGCTTTTCACTCGCCCTTTATTAATTTTGCTTGGCACCCACTCAGATGTGTCATCGAGTCTTGGGCCGCCTGTGCCTGTTGGGCGATCTGGGAATTTGCCGAGAGTCATTTGGCGGTCATACATCACCAGTGCTGCGGCAAGGCCAACATTGAGGCAGAACTTTGTTGGGATTTTAATGACGTAATCGCAGCGATCTACAATAGAGGGGGAGAGACTACCACCT
Protein-coding regions in this window:
- a CDS encoding glutathione S-transferase family protein, with translation MNQPILHSFRFCPYATRARMALAAAGIEYGHREINLSQKPPAFLEISAKGTVPVLLLDDGTVIDESLDIMTWAMDQNDPFGWNELSQDEKSAMLEIVKLIDGDFAKNSFFLRNPHKVNFDDVHGKKQRKTVEELYEEPCKETCEKLNSIFANQPYVSGAKAGFTDIAMFPFVWFLAQDVSWLKAGTYPHLVEWLQNMEEQPFFLNSMKRFNFWQGQKK
- a CDS encoding rhodanese-like domain-containing protein, coding for MPDVIDITPGEAKAWLEAGDAIMVDVREPFEYEEAHIGDTPLVALSTFSPELVPFEKGKKLILQCRSGGRSMMAGEQMIAAGFPDDVYNMMGGIQKWEEEGFPVERA